The nucleotide sequence ACCTTCCACGTGCAGATGGAAGAGGGCAACCTGACGAATACCCTGCGCGCCGCGTGGCCGCATATCGGCCATGTGCAGATCGGCAATGCGCCCGGCCGCCATCAGCCGGGGCCCGGGGAGATCCATTTCCCCTTCTTCTTCTCGCAGCTCGAACAACTGGGCTGGGACCGCTGGGTGGGCTGCGAGTTCGAGCCCACCGGGCCCACCGACGACTGCCTGGAATGGGGCGAGCCCTACGGCATACGCCGCCCCGCGTGAACCCCCGACCCCCTACACGCCGATAGACTAGCCATGCTGACCGCCGCCGATAACGACCTGCTTACGCTGACCGGCCCCGACCGACCCATGGGGCAGTACTTCCGCCGCTACTGGCAGCCGGTCGCGCTGTCGCGCGAACTGCCGGAGCCGGACGGGCCGCCCATACGCGTGCAAATCATGGGCGAGCAGTTGCTGGCCTTCCGCGATACCCGCGGACGGGTCGGGCTGGTGGAGCCCGTGTGTCCGCATCGCGGCGCGGACCTGTACTACGGCCGCAACGAGGACTGCGGCCTGCGCTGCGTCTTCCATGGCTGGAAGTTCGGGGTCGACGGCAAGGCCATGGACCTGCCCAACGTCGCGCCGGATTCCAACTACCACAAGACCATGGCCATCAAGGCCTATCCTACCCGCGAATTCGGCGAGATCGTTTGGGCCTATCTGGGGCCGGTGCCGCAGGACGGTACGCTGCCGGAGGTGCCGCGGCTGGAGTTCGGCACGCTGCCCGCCAGCCGCCGCTACGTGACCAAGAAACGGCAGGAGTGCAACTGGGCCCAGGCGCTGGAAGGGGCGCTGGATACCTCGCACTTTTCCTTCCTGCACATGCCGGCGCCGAACGTCCCGTCCAACGACAATGCCGATGCGCCGGCCGACGAAAGGCGGCTGGCCTGGATACGGCGCGATCCCATGCCGCGGTTCTCCATCCTGGATCACGAGGTGGGATTCGTGGTGGGCGGGGCGCGGCGCGCCGACGGGCAGGATATCTACTGGCGCACGGCGCAGTTCGCGCTGCCGTCGCACAGCACCACGCCTTCCACCTTGCCGGGCGAAAACTACTTCGGCTACACCTTCGTGCCCATCGACGACCATGCCTGCTGGATCTACACCTACGTGTGGAACCCGGAGCGGGACCTGACGCCCGCGGAAATCGCCCAGCTCAAGGGCGGGCACGGCGTGGTGGCCGAGGTGGACGAACGCTTCATCCCGCTGCGCAACCTGTCCAACGGCTACCTGCTGGACCGGCAGGAACAAAAGCACAAGACCTATACCGGCGTGCGCGGCGTGGCGGAACAGGACGCGATGATCCAGGAAAGCCAGGGCCGCATCGCCGACCGCACCCGCGAACACCTGACCGCCACGGACGCCGCCATCGTGCGCTTGCGCCGCACGCTGCTGGCGGGCGCGCGCGCCCTGGCGCAGGGAACGGAGCCGCGGGCGCCCTGGTGCCACGAGGCCTATCGCCTGCGTTCCGGCAGCTGGGTCGCCAGCGAAGGGCGGTCGTTCGAGGACATCATGCAGGAACGTTTCGGCAGTATTACCGGCCGCGTCGAGCAGGCAGACGCCTGAGCGCAACTTCGCGAGCGTCCACAGAGGCGCCGCATCGCATCCATCCCGAGGAGACACTATGAAAACCCTGATGCGTGGTCTTTGCGCCGGCCTGGCGCTGGCCTTCGCCGCCTGTGCCGGCGCGGCGGGCTATCCCGACAAGCCCATCCGCCTGATCGTGCCCTATGCCGCGGGCGGCTCCACCGACAGTACCGCGCGCCTGGTCGCCAAGGGCCTGGCCGAACGCCTGGGGCAGCCGGTGGTGGTGGAGAACCGCGCCGGCGCGGGCGGCATGATAGGGCAGGATCTGGTGGCCAAGGCGCCGGCGGACGGCTACACGCTGTTGCTCAGCGCCGCGGGGCCTTTGACGGTGACCCCGCATGCCTATGAAAAAGTCCCCTACGACCCGGTGCGGGCCTTCACGCCGATCAAGCTGATCGCCAAGGCGCCGCTGGTGCTGGTGGCCAATCCCAAGCTGGGCTTCAAGAGCGTGCAGGATCTGATCGAGGCCGCGCGCAAGAATCCGGGCAAGGTGACCTATGCGTCCTTCGGCATCGGCAGCGCGGGACACCTCGCGGGCGAGCTGTTCAAGTCGCTGACGGGCGTGGACATGGTCCACGTGCCCTACAAGGGCAGCGCGCCCGGCCTGGTCGATGTGGTGGGCGGCCAGGTCAACGTGATGTTCGATGTGCTGGTGTCGGCGCTGCCGCAGGTGCAGGCGGGCAAGCTGGACGCGCTGGCCATCACGCTGGGCGAGCGGTCCCAGCTGATGCCCAATGTGCCCACCATGCAGGAAGCCGGCATCACGGGATTCGAGGCCGGTACCTGGTTCGGCCTGCTGGGGCCGGCCGGCATGCCGCCGGAGGTGGTGGCGCGCCTGTCGCAGGCGGCGGACCAGGTCCTGGCGCAGGCCGCCCTGCGCAAGGAGCTGGTCGCGCAGGGAGCCGAAGTGGCCGGCGGTTCCACCGACGACTTCCGGCGCTTTTTCCTGTCCGAGTACGACAAGTGGGGGCGCGTCGCGCGTGCCGCCGGTATCAAGGCGGGCTGACCGCTCCGGTTCCGGGACAAGGCAGGCATGACGATGGAAGCCCGATTGAAGCTGCGCATCCGCGCCATCGCGCAAGAGGCCCAGGCCATCCATAGCTATGAACTGGTGGACGACGGCGGCGGCCCCTTGCCGGCTTTCACGGCGGGGGCGCACCTGACCCTGCACCTGCCGGTGGGCCTGTCGCGCTGCTATTCGCTGACCAACTGCCCCGGCGAGCGCCATCGCTATGTCATCGCGGTGAACCGGGATGCGCACAGCCGCGGGGGATCGCGCTACCTGCATGAGGCGGCGCGGGTGGGGCAGGTGCTGGCGGCCGATCCGCCGCGCAATCTGTTCGAACTGGACGAAGCGGCGCAGGCGTCGGTGCTGATCGCGGGCGGCATCGGCATCACGCCGATACGCTGCATGATCCGGCGGCTGGAAACGCTCGGCAGGCCCTGGGAACTGCACTATTGCGCCCGGCATCCCGGCGCCGCCGCCTACCTGGAAGAACTGCAAGGCGACCCGCGCGTGCACACCTATTTCGACGCGGTACCGTCGCCGCGCCGCCTGGATATCGCGGCCACGCTCGCGGCATTGCCCGCCGGCGCGCACGTCTATTGCTGCGGGCCGACGCCCATGCTGGAGGCCTTCCGCCTGCATGCCGCGGCGCTGCCGGCCGAGCGCGTGCATCTGGAACAGTTCGGTCCGGCCGCGGCGCCGGCCGTGGGCGAAGGCTATGCCGTGCGGCTGGCGCGTAGCGGGCGGTCCGTGCGCGTGATGCCGGGCCGCAGCATCCTGGAAACCCTGATCGAGGCCGGCCTGCAGCCGCCGCATGCCTGCGGACAGGGCGTTTGCGGCAGTTGCGAAACGGCCGTGCTGGCCGGCCGCCCGGACCACCGCGACCAGGTATTGAGCGAGGCCGAGAAAGCCGCCGGCGCCAGCATGATGATCTGCTGCTCCGGCAGCCTGGATCCGGAGCTGGTGCTGGACATGTAGTCCGTGCCGGTCATTCCGCCCGCGCCATGAATTCGTGCATGAAGTCCATCAGGCTGGCCGCGGCCGGCGACAGGCTGCGGCTGCGCTTGGTGAACAGCGAGATCTGCCGGTGGATGACCGGGTCGCGCACCGGGACGCCGGCCAGGCCGTACGCGGTCAGCAGCGGCGTCGAATACGACGGCAATGCCGTCAGGCCATGGCCCCACTTCACCATGCCCAGCGCGGTGGTCAGGTAGGACACGGAATGGCTGGGATTCAGCGTCAGCGATTTCGACCACGCCAGCAGGTCGGCCTGCAGCCGCACGGTGAAGTCCAGCGGCAGGCTGATGAAGGGATGGGCCAGGGCCTGGGCCCACGTCACGCGCTTGCGGCGCGCCAGCGGGTGGTCTTGCGGGCAGATCAACTGGATGCGGTCCTGGAACAGGCGTTCCTGCACCAGGCCGGCGGGGGTGGGGCGCTGCGGCGCGACGCCGAGATCCGCTTCGTCGGCCGCCACGCGGGCCAGCACCTGCTCGTTGGGAAGATCCAGCATGCGCACCTTGATCGCGGGATAGCGCTGCGCGAAAGCGGCCAGGATCTGCGGCATCAGGGCCTGGCCGTACAGCAGCGTACAGGCCATGACCACGCTGCCGCGCTGGCGCTCGTGCAGCTGCAAGGTGTTGTTGATGGCGGCGTCCAGGTCGTCCACGACCTTGATCGCCAGCGGATAGAACTCCGCGCCCATGGTCGAGAGCTGCATGCGGCGGCTGTTGCGGTCCAGCAGGCGGAAGCCGAGCTCGGCCTCCAGGTCGCGCAGCAGCAGGCTGAGCGCGGACTGCGTGACGTACATGCGCTTGGCCGCTTCCGTGAAGCTGCCGGCATTGACCACATTGATGAAGGCCCGCAGCTGCTTGATCGTGACATTCATGGGCGTGTCCCCTCCTTTTTTGCCGGGGGCCTGCCCGCGCAACCCGGCGTGCCGGCAAGCATGCCATCAATTCGACCAGGAGCAAGACGTGAAACTACTGAGCTACATCCATGAAGGCCGGCCCGGCTGGGGCATGCTGGACCGCGACGGCCAGGTCGTCGACGGACAGGCATGGACGGGCGGGCGGCATGCGAGCCTGAAGTCGCTGCTGGCGGAAGGGAACGATGCGTGGCAAGGCCTGCGCGCGCCTGACCCGGCACATCCGCGCATCGCGCTGGAGCGGCTGCGCCTGCTGCCGGTGATTCCCGATCCCGGCAAGATTCTCTGCGTGGGCCTGAACTACGAGGAACATCGGCGCGAGACCAACCGCGCGCCCACCGGCGAACCGACGCTGTTCCTGCGCGTGGCGAGCTCGCAGATCGGCCATGGCGATGCCATCGTGGTTCCGCGGGCCTCGGACCAGGTGGACTACGAAGGCGAGATCGCGATCGTGATCGGCCGGCCGGGCCGCCATATCGCGCAGGATCGCGCCTGGTCGCATATCGCCGGCTATGCGCCGTACAACGATGTCTCGGTGCGGGACTGGCAGCAGCACACGACCCAGTGGACGCCGGGCAAGAACTTCGATGGGACCGGGGCTTTCGGGCCCTGGATGACGACCCGCGACGAAATCGCCGACGGCGCCGAGCTCGGCCTGGAGACGCGGCTGAACGGAGCCGTCGTGCAGCGCGCCACGACCGCGCAGTTGATCTTCGATATCCCGCGCCTGGTGCACTATGCCTCGCGCTTCACGACGCTGCAGCCGGGTGACGTCATCGTCACGGGAACCCCGGGCGGCGTCGGTTTCAAGCGCAATCCGCCCGTGTTCCTGAAGGCGGGCGACGTGGTGGAGGTGGAGGTAAGCGGCGTGGGCTGCCTGTCCAATCCCGTGCGCGGCGAATGAAAGCAGGCGCCGGCGGGCGCCGCGGCCATCAGCCCTTGGCGCCTGCGGCGGCCTCCGAATACCGGCGCGCGATGGCCCGCGCGGCCACGCGCATCCGTTCGACGACCTCGGTGTAGCGATCGGCCGTCAGCCGGTTGGCCATGGCGGTGACCGTGACGGCGCCCAGCGCGCCGCCGCGCGGGCCGGGGATGGGCACGGCCACGGCGCTGGTGCCCGGCATCAGGCCGGCGGGGGCGTGCGCGATGCCGCTGGCGCGCGCCTTGGCGACGCGCGCCTGGATGTCCGCCGGCTTTTCGCCCAGCACCGCCAGGCGGGCGGCGTTGGCGGCGATCAGGGCGGCGCTTTCCTGTTCCGGCAGGCTGGCCAGCAGCGCCACGCCCGACACGCCCACCCCGAGCGGGCGCCGCACCCCCACTTCGATGGACAGCACCTGGATGGGGTGATGCCCCGTGCGGCGGCCGATGCAGATGGAGTCATGGCCGTGGCGGATACTCAGGAAGACCGTGTCGCCGACGTCATGCGCCAGTTCGATCAGGTAGGGCTCGGCCAGGGTCAGCAGCGGGAAGCGGCGCGTGCGCGCCAGTCCCAGCAAGCTGATTTCCGGACCGATCAGGTAGCGGCGCGTTCCGGCATCCTGCTCGATGGCGCCTTCCTGCATCAGGGCCTTGAGCAGGCGGTGCACCGTGGGCCGGTTCAGGCCGGACATGCGCACCAGATCGATAAGCCGGGTGCCACGCTCCTGCCCGCAGGCCACCAGGCGCAGCAGGGCCACGGCGCGCCGGACCGTCTGCGCGCCCGCCGGTGTATCGACGCCCGGCGTATCGACGCCGGACGTGTGGTCACCGGACGTATCGCCGCCCGGCGTATCGACGCCCGGCGTGTCGACGTTTGCCGTTTTCCCGTCCTGCGCCTTCGCGTCCGCGGTGGTGCCGCCGCGCTGGCGACGGGCCGATGCCCGCGCAGCCGTGCCGGAGGCGCCGCGCATCATGGCCGGGCCTTGTCCGAGGCGGCCGGACGGGTTGCGCCGGCACCGGGCGTCGCGACGGTACCGGCCACCGCCTGGGGCGGATCGGCGGGCGCCGTCGCGGCGCGCGCTTCGGCCGTCATGACGGACTTCGGCGTCTGCCGTATCGTCCGCTTGCTGACGATGGGTCCCAGCGATGCATAGTTGGGTCCGCCGATGCGGCACACCGGCCGCAGCTGCTCCGTATCGATCTTGCCATCGCGTGCCAGGCCGTCGCGGATATGGAAGACCAGTACTTCGCCGACGAAGAATTCCGCGCCGGTGTCGCCGTAGGGCGTGACGCTGTGGAAGCGGCATTCCATGCTGATGGGTGCGGCGGCCAGGCGCGGCGTGGCGATGACGTCGCTGGGCAATACTTCCAGGCCCAGGAGATCGGCCTCGCTGATTTCCGGCGGATGTTCCTCCGCGCTGGCGTGGATGGCGTCGAGCAGGGTTTCGTCGCCGATATTCACTACGTAATGGCGGTGGGCCAGGATGTTGCGCGCGGTGTCCTTGCGCTGGCCCGCCTTGCGGCCGATGTTCACGCCCAGCATGGGCGGCGTATTCGACAGGAAGGTAAAGCAGCTGAAGGGCGCCAGGTTGACCCGGTCGCCGGGGCC is from Bordetella bronchialis and encodes:
- a CDS encoding IclR family transcriptional regulator; translated protein: MMRGASGTAARASARRQRGGTTADAKAQDGKTANVDTPGVDTPGGDTSGDHTSGVDTPGVDTPAGAQTVRRAVALLRLVACGQERGTRLIDLVRMSGLNRPTVHRLLKALMQEGAIEQDAGTRRYLIGPEISLLGLARTRRFPLLTLAEPYLIELAHDVGDTVFLSIRHGHDSICIGRRTGHHPIQVLSIEVGVRRPLGVGVSGVALLASLPEQESAALIAANAARLAVLGEKPADIQARVAKARASGIAHAPAGLMPGTSAVAVPIPGPRGGALGAVTVTAMANRLTADRYTEVVERMRVAARAIARRYSEAAAGAKG
- a CDS encoding fumarylacetoacetate hydrolase family protein; translation: MKLLSYIHEGRPGWGMLDRDGQVVDGQAWTGGRHASLKSLLAEGNDAWQGLRAPDPAHPRIALERLRLLPVIPDPGKILCVGLNYEEHRRETNRAPTGEPTLFLRVASSQIGHGDAIVVPRASDQVDYEGEIAIVIGRPGRHIAQDRAWSHIAGYAPYNDVSVRDWQQHTTQWTPGKNFDGTGAFGPWMTTRDEIADGAELGLETRLNGAVVQRATTAQLIFDIPRLVHYASRFTTLQPGDVIVTGTPGGVGFKRNPPVFLKAGDVVEVEVSGVGCLSNPVRGE
- a CDS encoding tripartite tricarboxylate transporter substrate binding protein, yielding MKTLMRGLCAGLALAFAACAGAAGYPDKPIRLIVPYAAGGSTDSTARLVAKGLAERLGQPVVVENRAGAGGMIGQDLVAKAPADGYTLLLSAAGPLTVTPHAYEKVPYDPVRAFTPIKLIAKAPLVLVANPKLGFKSVQDLIEAARKNPGKVTYASFGIGSAGHLAGELFKSLTGVDMVHVPYKGSAPGLVDVVGGQVNVMFDVLVSALPQVQAGKLDALAITLGERSQLMPNVPTMQEAGITGFEAGTWFGLLGPAGMPPEVVARLSQAADQVLAQAALRKELVAQGAEVAGGSTDDFRRFFLSEYDKWGRVARAAGIKAG
- a CDS encoding LysR family transcriptional regulator, whose amino-acid sequence is MNVTIKQLRAFINVVNAGSFTEAAKRMYVTQSALSLLLRDLEAELGFRLLDRNSRRMQLSTMGAEFYPLAIKVVDDLDAAINNTLQLHERQRGSVVMACTLLYGQALMPQILAAFAQRYPAIKVRMLDLPNEQVLARVAADEADLGVAPQRPTPAGLVQERLFQDRIQLICPQDHPLARRKRVTWAQALAHPFISLPLDFTVRLQADLLAWSKSLTLNPSHSVSYLTTALGMVKWGHGLTALPSYSTPLLTAYGLAGVPVRDPVIHRQISLFTKRSRSLSPAAASLMDFMHEFMARAE
- a CDS encoding PDR/VanB family oxidoreductase; the encoded protein is MEARLKLRIRAIAQEAQAIHSYELVDDGGGPLPAFTAGAHLTLHLPVGLSRCYSLTNCPGERHRYVIAVNRDAHSRGGSRYLHEAARVGQVLAADPPRNLFELDEAAQASVLIAGGIGITPIRCMIRRLETLGRPWELHYCARHPGAAAYLEELQGDPRVHTYFDAVPSPRRLDIAATLAALPAGAHVYCCGPTPMLEAFRLHAAALPAERVHLEQFGPAAAPAVGEGYAVRLARSGRSVRVMPGRSILETLIEAGLQPPHACGQGVCGSCETAVLAGRPDHRDQVLSEAEKAAGASMMICCSGSLDPELVLDM
- a CDS encoding Rieske 2Fe-2S domain-containing protein, which gives rise to MLTAADNDLLTLTGPDRPMGQYFRRYWQPVALSRELPEPDGPPIRVQIMGEQLLAFRDTRGRVGLVEPVCPHRGADLYYGRNEDCGLRCVFHGWKFGVDGKAMDLPNVAPDSNYHKTMAIKAYPTREFGEIVWAYLGPVPQDGTLPEVPRLEFGTLPASRRYVTKKRQECNWAQALEGALDTSHFSFLHMPAPNVPSNDNADAPADERRLAWIRRDPMPRFSILDHEVGFVVGGARRADGQDIYWRTAQFALPSHSTTPSTLPGENYFGYTFVPIDDHACWIYTYVWNPERDLTPAEIAQLKGGHGVVAEVDERFIPLRNLSNGYLLDRQEQKHKTYTGVRGVAEQDAMIQESQGRIADRTREHLTATDAAIVRLRRTLLAGARALAQGTEPRAPWCHEAYRLRSGSWVASEGRSFEDIMQERFGSITGRVEQADA